A portion of the Luteolibacter rhizosphaerae genome contains these proteins:
- a CDS encoding discoidin domain-containing protein, translated as MICGDSKRLQSLEGRLLPLLSEITGHASFEDFGILPKPRSVTFQGPLLLARGEALLDFSAFPAPHTLSAANLPGASLHTSAPLCLTVENEDVFLELAKRNPGVLLVLTSFPGSATLQFLSLLPAALPFHHFGDTDPAGFDILRDLRAKTGREVRPFLMDFRPSESAPLLSPEELLILERLTGANELQRAPSPARRHPARKPERGLRTGVHPCRGSDRCPPHSHLRIDPLTRLHERSAPSTSFHLPTMIDLSKSILLLALAGLSSAEPANRYLAYPQVSNRSEGLAWPKGQAIPTFATPAPVQDTIMIQDLSKDEQITFSALQGRVNRKQPRLFLANRRSEEGPFTWLETAGLDRKMFAPQTKHDLLAKYAAEIDGVVLYNPDLSPHYRNLAGTLAPQLNAIPVTPAIYEEIKKAGIDLKVLEDLTKLTLTTPLEIYGHMLEHYWPKSEKRIILSSKPHDERGGGDYHHTRDIAAATGAAVVWLDTRVPEERDLLRRFFAGMKAGDAIALGWYATERTGITTASEFGIGTMPSDHFMNASVLAGTDHKIKIPAVPKKPALQNKVYVAIFISDGDNIQYNQHAMRRNWDRISGDRGKVPLNWTIAPGLVDIAPVIMNYYYGSATPQDCFVTGPSGMGYLMPTNTLIEPGAPLGESLKDPAMMDGYTRMTETYLQRSGLRVVTIWDDASSPLRAAYERNCRNLYGATVQNFKDQPSVAGSVENDRVPFDKLQIPYTGSYEHIVGSLSRNIRHWDGAAPLFLSYQVDVWGQMRANRVIELRDQMEREFPGKVEFVRADHYFNLHNEAKGLAHNLSMSPDTKGPEELLDGTAATLWTADSPGEQTAQFDLGMNRQLKRVVIRHAGDSGMDPSLNTRSLVLESSTDGQEWKQLAAHEDNRDNVSDLDLEPKDAKHLRIRISNPGSDSIARIADVEIFGSKP; from the coding sequence GTGATCTGCGGCGATTCCAAGCGGCTCCAGTCCCTCGAGGGCCGCCTGTTACCCCTGCTCAGCGAAATCACCGGCCACGCTTCCTTCGAGGACTTCGGCATTCTCCCCAAGCCCCGCTCCGTTACCTTCCAAGGCCCGCTGCTCCTTGCACGTGGGGAGGCCCTGCTCGACTTCTCCGCTTTTCCCGCTCCGCACACTCTCTCCGCCGCGAATCTTCCCGGTGCCTCGCTCCACACCAGCGCCCCGCTCTGCCTCACCGTGGAGAACGAGGATGTCTTCCTCGAACTCGCGAAGCGCAATCCCGGCGTTCTCTTGGTCCTCACCAGTTTTCCCGGCTCCGCCACGCTGCAATTCCTTTCCCTCCTGCCCGCCGCTCTGCCTTTCCATCATTTCGGCGATACCGATCCCGCAGGCTTCGATATTCTCCGCGATCTCCGCGCGAAGACCGGGCGCGAGGTCCGGCCCTTCCTGATGGACTTTCGCCCTTCGGAGTCAGCACCGCTGCTGAGCCCCGAAGAACTCCTGATCTTGGAGCGCCTCACGGGCGCCAATGAACTTCAAAGAGCTCCATCACCAGCTCGACGCCATCCGGCGCGGAAACCGGAAAGGGGACTTCGAACAGGAGTCCATCCCTGTCGTGGAAGTGATCGCTGCCCTCCGCACTCTCATCTCCGAATCGACCCGCTGACGCGCTTGCACGAAAGGTCCGCTCCATCTACGTCGTTTCATCTGCCAACGATGATTGATCTGTCAAAAAGCATTCTCCTGCTTGCCCTCGCCGGGCTGTCCTCTGCGGAACCCGCGAACCGCTATCTCGCTTACCCTCAGGTCTCGAATCGTAGCGAGGGCCTTGCTTGGCCCAAGGGGCAGGCCATCCCGACCTTCGCCACCCCGGCCCCGGTTCAGGACACGATCATGATCCAGGACCTCTCGAAGGACGAGCAGATCACCTTCTCCGCCCTCCAAGGCCGCGTGAACCGCAAGCAGCCCCGCCTCTTCCTCGCCAACCGCCGTTCCGAGGAAGGCCCCTTCACCTGGCTGGAGACCGCCGGCCTCGACCGGAAAATGTTCGCGCCACAGACAAAACATGACCTTTTGGCGAAATACGCCGCCGAGATCGACGGCGTCGTCCTCTACAATCCCGACCTCAGCCCTCACTACCGCAATCTCGCCGGAACCCTCGCTCCGCAGCTCAATGCGATCCCTGTCACCCCGGCGATCTATGAAGAGATCAAGAAGGCGGGCATCGATCTCAAGGTCCTCGAAGACCTGACCAAACTCACGCTGACCACGCCGCTAGAGATCTACGGCCACATGCTGGAGCACTACTGGCCCAAGTCGGAGAAGCGCATCATCCTCAGTTCCAAGCCTCACGACGAGCGGGGTGGGGGAGATTATCACCACACTCGCGACATCGCCGCCGCCACGGGCGCCGCTGTCGTCTGGCTCGATACCCGCGTCCCGGAGGAGCGGGACCTGCTCCGCAGGTTCTTCGCCGGCATGAAGGCCGGAGACGCCATCGCCCTCGGCTGGTACGCCACCGAACGAACCGGCATCACCACCGCGTCCGAATTCGGTATCGGCACCATGCCCTCCGACCACTTCATGAATGCCAGCGTCCTCGCCGGCACCGATCACAAGATCAAGATCCCCGCCGTCCCCAAGAAGCCCGCGCTACAAAACAAGGTCTATGTCGCCATCTTCATCAGCGATGGAGACAACATCCAATACAACCAGCACGCCATGCGGCGGAACTGGGACCGCATCTCCGGCGATCGCGGCAAAGTTCCGCTGAACTGGACCATCGCTCCCGGCCTCGTGGACATCGCGCCGGTGATCATGAACTACTACTACGGCAGTGCCACGCCGCAGGACTGCTTCGTCACCGGACCCTCCGGCATGGGCTACCTCATGCCGACGAACACGCTCATCGAACCCGGTGCTCCGCTGGGCGAGTCCTTGAAGGATCCGGCGATGATGGATGGCTACACCCGCATGACGGAGACCTATCTCCAGCGCTCCGGTCTGCGTGTCGTCACCATCTGGGACGACGCTTCTTCACCCTTGCGTGCCGCCTATGAGCGCAATTGCCGCAACCTCTACGGAGCCACGGTCCAGAATTTCAAGGACCAGCCCTCCGTCGCCGGTAGCGTCGAGAACGACCGCGTGCCCTTCGACAAACTCCAGATCCCCTACACCGGCTCCTACGAGCACATCGTCGGCTCGCTTTCCCGTAACATCCGCCACTGGGATGGGGCTGCGCCCTTGTTCCTCTCCTATCAAGTCGATGTCTGGGGCCAGATGCGTGCGAACCGTGTTATCGAACTCCGCGATCAGATGGAGCGGGAGTTCCCCGGCAAGGTCGAGTTCGTCCGCGCCGACCACTACTTCAACCTCCACAACGAAGCGAAGGGTCTCGCTCACAACCTTTCGATGTCACCCGACACCAAGGGGCCGGAGGAACTCCTCGATGGCACCGCGGCGACGCTTTGGACCGCGGATTCTCCCGGCGAGCAGACCGCCCAATTCGATCTCGGCATGAATCGGCAGCTCAAGCGTGTCGTCATCCGTCACGCGGGTGACAGCGGCATGGATCCCTCGCTTAACACTCGCAGCCTTGTCTTGGAATCCAGTACGGACGGACAGGAATGGAAGCAACTGGCCGCCCACGAAGATAACCGGGACAACGTGTCCGACCTCGATCTTGAACCCAAGGATGCAAAGCACCTTCGCATCCGCATCAGCAATCCGGGCAGCGATTCCATCGCCCGCATCGCGGACGTGGAAATCTTCGGAAGCAAGCCCTGA
- a CDS encoding AAA family ATPase, which produces MEYASETEVAAAGKHVRSLSAALNQVLFGQEELIELVLTGVLARGHILLEGLPGLGKTELVKGLSKSLRLGTKRVQFTPDLLPGDITGNPVLQEVDGRRAFVFQPGPLFTNIVLADEINRASPKTQSALLEAMQERRVTVLGETHELPRPFFVLATQNPIELEGTYPLPEAQLDRFLFKLEVTRNNVSTLERIVTQRELGTEPVVEAIMDQSTLEDVLNLVRRIYLPDVVANYIARLVDGTHPGQSNAARGIRYGASPRAALSLASAAKARALMNERPHASFEDVRFVAPSVLRHRIVLEYNARVEGLTNNDIVRSLIEEIPFQGNATPKTLKPATTA; this is translated from the coding sequence ATGGAATACGCCTCCGAAACCGAAGTCGCCGCCGCCGGGAAGCATGTTCGCTCGCTGTCCGCCGCGCTCAACCAGGTCCTCTTCGGGCAAGAGGAACTGATTGAGCTTGTGCTGACCGGAGTCCTTGCACGCGGCCATATCCTGCTGGAAGGCCTGCCGGGGCTCGGCAAGACCGAACTGGTGAAGGGTCTGTCCAAGAGCCTGCGTCTGGGCACGAAGCGGGTGCAGTTCACACCGGACCTGCTGCCGGGTGACATCACGGGCAACCCGGTGCTACAGGAGGTGGACGGCCGCCGGGCCTTCGTCTTCCAGCCGGGGCCGTTGTTCACGAACATCGTGCTGGCGGACGAGATCAACCGGGCCTCACCCAAGACGCAGTCCGCGCTGCTGGAAGCAATGCAGGAGCGGCGGGTAACGGTGCTGGGCGAGACGCATGAGCTCCCCCGCCCTTTTTTCGTGCTGGCGACGCAGAACCCGATCGAGCTGGAGGGCACCTATCCCCTCCCCGAGGCGCAGCTCGACCGCTTCCTCTTCAAGCTGGAAGTGACGCGCAACAATGTCTCCACGCTGGAGCGGATCGTGACTCAGCGTGAGCTGGGCACCGAACCGGTGGTGGAAGCGATCATGGATCAATCGACGCTCGAGGATGTGCTGAACCTGGTGCGCCGGATCTATCTGCCGGACGTGGTGGCGAACTACATCGCCCGCCTGGTGGATGGCACCCATCCGGGTCAGAGCAACGCGGCCCGGGGCATCCGCTACGGCGCGAGCCCGCGTGCGGCGCTCTCGCTGGCCTCCGCGGCGAAGGCCCGGGCGCTGATGAACGAGCGGCCCCATGCCTCCTTTGAAGACGTGCGCTTCGTGGCGCCGTCGGTGCTGCGCCACCGGATCGTGCTGGAATACAATGCGCGGGTGGAGGGGCTGACAAACAACGACATCGTGCGCAGCCTGATCGAGGAGATTCCCTTCCAAGGCAACGCCACGCCCAAGACCCTGAAGCCTGCTACCACGGCCTGA
- a CDS encoding SbcC/MukB-like Walker B domain-containing protein: MSRAIRLSKLHALNWYGYRDSLEVKGNLVLAGVTGSGKSILMDLLMLVLVGPERARHHFNRSATGSKSDRTIKGYCLLDTKREENGQPQYFHDKGVTTYVAAEFTWPDGSRVETWGLRFEYRGTEESDGVTTAFYCPASLERSDFLSDSEDGKQRPSPLAHFKRMIDSKGGRFFVSPREYLRDMANPSHLNFNKDVLHRLLPSAMSFTNLKSFDDFCRQFVLPAEAVPVDDVISSFRDFQAYERELRELRAQLDRLLRIRDLAAILLESERDQLVASFLASEFGWKHAAQELAENEEKLERLKEENRGDEQRLVELAEMTEETGRRRESLLSLLNESSDGRLYKKLVDDIGKLENEIERLRNSAAKIDTGIGKRLKTARSWMEDIGKLPLQPFVDTTRMEDALELLGSCERNESANSLSILADAADDLCRGVRQRFSKDAEELRRLRAEKSELDAQIDLLKRGVSPGPQPLLAALKESLPILPGEAPPRALRELCEVDDENWRNAAEVAFEEKFSVLVSPAHYEQALELLHLLPAADLVRAGTQRLIDAGAMLASKPVRKKGSLAEVLRTSEPAARACIDHLFGEVIRISSPLELSSHASAILPDGLLKRGGTVLRHAPYNGTPFIGEEGLKRQLELKRARLGEIEAALRRLEPLEQEIERLVAARQKELPDHQDLAKQLWEVEALPKKQSEHEQLMEQLQAIATDEFDRLGDEIEELKQRAAGWEQEKVAILRKGRISEIQRLENDLKGYRETANRREEDFSRTKLRIDIYRHHDRYLSWKEEASSYTPALDVLAREFTKAAAAAEIKATTTKGDLKVAMLDFKKTFHPKFDDLPEDGSDAEPYERRLAVIEEANIPDYEKKSATERKRWESLFRTQVLSRMQQALKNVENIISLLNQQLKSPIGHDRYKIERKPNPDFKIYRELIDLNALHHEDELFFASMSGELKDALEAFLGILVKNAGSPEAARLLDYRQYFDYDLYVTDIRDPDAKPVSVDKQSGKMSGGENQSPYFVAILASYLHAYNRHERRRKEPSLGLVPIDEAFSKLSGERIQNCIQAMSELDLQGMFSMSSGNIPYAFNQCDQLIIISRKEERRGNRIGVRNVPVVLFRDSPEGRRWIEEREAQS; encoded by the coding sequence ATGAGCCGCGCCATCCGTCTCTCAAAGCTCCATGCCCTGAATTGGTATGGCTATCGCGATTCCCTTGAGGTTAAGGGGAATCTCGTCCTCGCCGGGGTCACGGGTTCGGGGAAGTCCATCCTCATGGACCTCCTCATGCTCGTGCTGGTCGGCCCGGAGCGCGCTCGCCATCACTTCAACCGCAGCGCCACCGGCTCGAAGAGCGACCGCACCATCAAGGGCTATTGCCTACTCGATACGAAGCGCGAGGAGAACGGTCAGCCCCAGTACTTCCATGACAAGGGCGTGACCACCTACGTCGCCGCCGAGTTCACCTGGCCGGATGGCTCGCGGGTCGAGACATGGGGGCTGCGTTTCGAGTATCGCGGCACCGAGGAGAGCGATGGCGTGACCACTGCCTTCTACTGCCCGGCCTCGCTGGAGCGCTCGGACTTCCTCAGTGATTCGGAGGACGGCAAGCAGCGCCCCAGCCCTCTCGCGCACTTCAAGCGCATGATCGATTCGAAGGGCGGGCGCTTCTTCGTCTCGCCGCGCGAGTACTTGCGCGACATGGCGAATCCCTCGCACCTCAATTTCAATAAGGATGTCCTGCATCGCCTGCTGCCGAGCGCGATGTCCTTTACGAACTTGAAGAGCTTCGATGACTTCTGCCGCCAGTTCGTGCTCCCCGCGGAGGCCGTGCCGGTGGATGACGTGATCTCCAGCTTCCGCGACTTCCAGGCCTACGAGCGGGAGTTGCGCGAACTCCGCGCCCAGTTGGACCGCCTGCTTCGCATCCGTGATCTCGCCGCCATCCTGCTTGAGTCCGAGCGCGATCAGTTGGTCGCTTCCTTTCTGGCCTCGGAATTCGGCTGGAAGCATGCCGCTCAGGAGTTGGCGGAGAACGAGGAGAAACTGGAGCGCCTCAAGGAGGAGAACCGGGGCGACGAACAGCGCTTGGTCGAATTGGCGGAGATGACGGAAGAAACAGGCCGCCGTCGCGAAAGCCTCCTCTCGCTTCTCAACGAGTCCTCGGACGGTCGGCTCTACAAGAAGCTGGTGGATGACATCGGCAAGCTGGAGAACGAGATCGAACGCCTCCGCAACTCGGCGGCGAAGATCGATACCGGCATCGGCAAGCGCCTGAAGACTGCCCGTTCGTGGATGGAGGATATCGGCAAACTACCGCTCCAGCCCTTTGTCGATACCACCCGCATGGAGGATGCTCTGGAGCTGCTGGGAAGCTGCGAGCGCAATGAATCTGCAAACTCGCTCTCGATCCTCGCCGATGCCGCGGACGATCTCTGCCGCGGTGTCCGCCAGCGCTTCTCGAAGGATGCGGAGGAACTCCGCCGCCTGCGCGCGGAGAAGTCGGAACTGGATGCCCAGATCGATTTGCTCAAGCGCGGTGTCTCGCCCGGCCCCCAGCCGCTTCTCGCCGCTCTGAAGGAAAGCCTGCCCATCCTTCCCGGGGAAGCCCCGCCGCGCGCCTTGCGCGAGCTTTGCGAGGTGGATGATGAAAATTGGCGCAATGCCGCCGAAGTCGCCTTTGAAGAGAAGTTCTCCGTGTTGGTGTCCCCGGCGCATTACGAACAGGCCTTGGAGCTTCTTCATTTGCTCCCCGCTGCCGATCTGGTGAGGGCAGGCACCCAGCGCTTGATCGATGCCGGAGCCATGCTCGCCTCGAAGCCCGTGCGGAAGAAGGGCTCGCTGGCGGAAGTGCTACGCACCTCGGAGCCCGCCGCGCGTGCCTGCATCGATCATCTCTTCGGTGAGGTGATCCGCATCTCCTCGCCCCTCGAACTTTCCTCCCACGCTTCCGCCATCCTCCCGGATGGCTTGCTCAAGCGCGGCGGGACGGTGCTCCGTCACGCTCCCTACAATGGAACTCCCTTCATCGGTGAGGAAGGCTTGAAGCGTCAGCTCGAACTCAAGCGCGCGCGCTTGGGCGAGATCGAGGCGGCCCTGCGTCGCTTGGAGCCCTTGGAGCAGGAGATCGAACGCCTCGTCGCCGCGCGTCAGAAGGAGCTTCCGGATCATCAGGATCTCGCCAAGCAGCTTTGGGAGGTCGAAGCCTTGCCGAAGAAGCAGTCGGAGCACGAACAGCTCATGGAGCAGCTGCAGGCCATTGCGACCGATGAGTTCGATCGTCTCGGCGATGAGATCGAGGAACTCAAGCAGAGGGCCGCTGGCTGGGAGCAGGAGAAAGTGGCCATACTGCGCAAGGGACGGATCTCGGAGATCCAGCGTCTGGAAAACGATCTCAAGGGCTATCGCGAAACCGCCAATCGTCGCGAGGAGGACTTCTCCCGTACCAAGCTGCGGATCGACATCTACCGCCACCATGACCGCTACCTCTCTTGGAAGGAGGAAGCCTCCAGCTACACCCCGGCTTTGGATGTGCTGGCTCGCGAGTTCACCAAGGCCGCCGCTGCCGCCGAGATCAAGGCCACGACGACCAAGGGTGACCTGAAGGTGGCCATGCTCGATTTTAAGAAGACCTTCCATCCGAAGTTCGACGACCTGCCGGAGGACGGCTCCGATGCCGAACCCTACGAGCGCCGTCTCGCGGTGATCGAGGAGGCGAACATCCCCGACTACGAGAAGAAGTCCGCCACCGAGCGCAAGCGCTGGGAATCGCTCTTCCGCACCCAGGTACTCAGCCGCATGCAGCAGGCTCTGAAGAACGTGGAGAACATCATCTCGCTGCTCAACCAGCAGCTCAAGAGCCCCATCGGCCACGACCGCTATAAGATCGAGCGCAAGCCCAACCCGGACTTCAAGATCTACCGCGAGCTTATCGATCTCAATGCCCTCCACCACGAGGACGAGCTCTTCTTCGCCAGCATGAGCGGCGAGCTTAAGGACGCTCTCGAGGCCTTCCTTGGCATTCTCGTGAAGAACGCTGGCAGCCCGGAAGCCGCTCGCCTGTTAGACTACCGCCAGTACTTCGACTACGACCTCTACGTCACCGATATCCGCGATCCGGATGCCAAGCCCGTCAGCGTGGACAAGCAGAGCGGCAAGATGAGCGGCGGCGAGAACCAGAGCCCCTACTTCGTCGCCATCCTCGCCAGCTACCTCCATGCCTACAACCGCCACGAGCGTCGCCGCAAGGAACCCTCCCTCGGCCTCGTCCCCATCGACGAAGCCTTCTCCAAACTCTCCGGCGAGCGTATCCAGAACTGCATCCAGGCCATGAGCGAACTGGATCTCCAGGGCATGTTCTCCATGTCCAGCGGTAACATCCCTTACGCCTTCAACCAGTGCGACCAGCTCATCATCATCTCCCGCAAGGAAGAGCGCAGGGGCAATCGCATCGGCGTTCGCAACGTCCCCGTCGTCCTTTTCCGCGACAGCCCCGAAGGCCGCCGCTGGATCGAAGAGCGCGAAGCCCAATCCTAA
- a CDS encoding DUF4194 domain-containing protein has protein sequence MTDPSPDSAFVEDAPKGLLSLPEQERERLSEALQELLASGSINGLEPSQTALYHWCRQYLEWLQEIAALSGLDVALLHEERLVQATPRIASLRLRLRQDATLVWLALWYAADVRWRDEGQDQAFLSVAELNDLLQDQLLPDATAVIPRARLREILRQAVKFNLVRLEAAEPFEESGIEILPAIRRVIPFRDLAAWAETAAAFGRVEKPADAVEEELQAVEEES, from the coding sequence GTGACCGATCCCTCTCCAGATTCCGCCTTCGTGGAAGACGCGCCGAAGGGCCTCCTCAGCCTCCCGGAACAGGAGCGCGAGCGCTTGTCGGAGGCCCTGCAAGAGCTGCTCGCCTCAGGCTCCATCAATGGCCTCGAGCCCTCGCAGACTGCCCTCTATCACTGGTGTCGGCAGTATCTTGAATGGCTGCAGGAAATCGCCGCCCTCTCCGGTTTGGATGTGGCTCTTCTCCATGAAGAGCGCCTCGTGCAGGCCACGCCCCGCATCGCTTCGCTGCGTCTTCGTCTGCGGCAGGATGCCACCTTGGTCTGGCTCGCCCTCTGGTATGCGGCGGATGTCCGCTGGCGGGACGAGGGGCAGGACCAGGCTTTCCTCTCGGTCGCGGAGTTGAATGATCTCCTGCAGGACCAGCTCCTTCCGGATGCCACGGCCGTCATCCCGCGCGCCCGTCTCCGTGAGATCCTACGCCAGGCCGTGAAGTTCAATCTGGTCCGTCTTGAGGCCGCGGAGCCCTTCGAGGAATCCGGTATCGAGATCCTCCCCGCCATCCGCCGCGTCATTCCCTTCCGAGATCTCGCCGCTTGGGCGGAAACCGCCGCCGCTTTCGGGCGGGTCGAAAAGCCCGCCGATGCGGTGGAAGAAGAGCTTCAAGCTGTCGAAGAAGAATCATGA
- a CDS encoding Wadjet anti-phage system protein JetA family protein: MFGELLSTALFRETRGAGFFRVLAGKNAPFYVDVLDTLERETSERAEGVAREEAIALIAETLERHPGLEFDPDPEFDDSTPRETRERARLLLEQLLKYRWLEEPPRRDWRRKIHFDAHGATLITALRKIAWPDAAVFTDKLVGVCAMLADEIELAERPWQTVENCLSSVREGLNELRSMQKSVQRFTRRQLEEETLQGNLSVVFDDYSEQMSHSCYAALVRSRLPLRLPEAVRRIADRLAADGGALAEMQTEVLRRHPEMGADVARAKVHQALDELSELLERVLPMADEIDRRTADFTRRSLARFRYLQDVTGERRTELKGFFEQVNRLAAGKRLSQLSGALPDLPDLLLPAVKLPAGLDSLHTPPLRRTPVEQEAFEDSVVDSDRQAGLRDMERALRETLSVQRANAFVKSLPGGKGDRIESHELAVEGDRGLTDLISLLLHSESAEARYRLEVRRVSEENEPPPVDTLQDCRIERFAIIKK, encoded by the coding sequence GTGTTCGGCGAGCTCCTCTCCACGGCCCTGTTCCGCGAAACCCGCGGTGCCGGTTTCTTCCGTGTGCTCGCCGGAAAGAACGCCCCGTTTTATGTCGATGTTCTTGATACTCTGGAGCGCGAGACCTCGGAACGCGCCGAGGGAGTGGCCCGGGAGGAAGCCATCGCCCTGATCGCCGAAACCCTCGAACGCCACCCCGGCCTGGAGTTCGACCCCGATCCCGAATTCGACGACAGCACGCCACGCGAAACCCGCGAGCGCGCCCGTCTCCTCTTGGAGCAGCTCCTCAAATACCGCTGGCTGGAGGAGCCGCCGCGCCGCGACTGGCGCCGCAAGATCCACTTTGACGCCCACGGTGCCACCCTCATCACCGCCCTGCGGAAGATTGCTTGGCCGGATGCCGCCGTCTTCACCGACAAGCTCGTCGGCGTTTGCGCCATGCTCGCCGATGAAATCGAGCTCGCGGAGCGCCCTTGGCAGACGGTCGAGAACTGCCTGTCGAGCGTCCGCGAGGGCCTGAACGAGCTGCGCTCGATGCAGAAGTCCGTCCAGCGCTTCACCCGCCGCCAGTTGGAGGAGGAGACGCTTCAGGGGAATCTCTCCGTGGTCTTCGACGACTATTCCGAGCAGATGTCCCACTCCTGCTACGCGGCCTTGGTCCGTTCGCGTCTGCCCCTGCGTCTGCCGGAAGCCGTCCGCCGTATCGCAGATCGTCTTGCGGCGGATGGCGGCGCGCTCGCGGAGATGCAGACGGAAGTGCTCCGCCGCCATCCGGAGATGGGCGCGGATGTTGCCCGCGCGAAAGTCCATCAGGCACTCGATGAACTCTCGGAGCTTCTTGAGCGCGTCTTGCCGATGGCCGATGAGATCGACCGCCGCACCGCCGATTTCACCCGCCGCTCGCTCGCCCGCTTCCGCTACTTGCAGGACGTCACCGGGGAGCGCCGAACCGAGCTGAAGGGCTTCTTTGAGCAGGTGAACCGCCTCGCCGCGGGCAAGCGCCTATCCCAGCTCTCCGGCGCGCTCCCGGATCTCCCGGATCTTTTGCTCCCGGCCGTGAAGCTTCCGGCGGGGCTTGATTCTCTCCACACGCCACCCCTCCGCCGCACCCCGGTGGAGCAAGAGGCTTTCGAGGACAGCGTGGTCGATAGCGACCGCCAGGCCGGGCTCCGCGATATGGAGCGAGCCCTTCGTGAGACCCTCTCGGTCCAGCGCGCGAATGCCTTCGTGAAATCCCTGCCGGGCGGGAAAGGGGACCGCATCGAAAGCCATGAACTCGCGGTCGAGGGGGATCGCGGCCTCACCGATCTCATCTCGCTCCTGCTTCACTCGGAGTCCGCCGAAGCCCGCTACCGGCTCGAAGTACGACGCGTCTCGGAGGAAAACGAACCACCTCCCGTGGACACCTTGCAGGACTGCCGCATCGAACGTTTCGCCATTATCAAGAAGTGA
- a CDS encoding YegP family protein: MANGYYELKKGASGKFSFVLKAGNHEVILTSQSYDSKASTEGGIDSVRRHGPEAKNFEKKSSSASQPYFVLKSSNGQIVGTSEMYSSESARDNGIASVQTNSPSTTIKDSTAA; this comes from the coding sequence ATGGCAAATGGATACTACGAACTGAAGAAGGGGGCCTCCGGCAAATTCAGCTTTGTCCTCAAGGCCGGTAACCACGAGGTCATTCTCACCAGCCAGAGTTATGATTCCAAAGCCTCCACCGAGGGCGGGATCGACTCCGTTCGTAGGCACGGCCCGGAGGCCAAGAACTTCGAAAAGAAAAGCTCCTCCGCCTCCCAGCCCTACTTTGTCCTGAAGTCCTCGAACGGTCAGATCGTCGGCACTAGCGAGATGTATTCCTCCGAGTCCGCCCGCGACAATGGCATCGCCTCGGTCCAAACCAACAGCCCGAGCACCACGATCAAGGACTCCACCGCCGCGTGA
- a CDS encoding ABC transporter ATP-binding protein, which yields MSAAPAIKVHNLYRYFGQLKAVNGISFEIPHGSVCGFVGANGAGKTTTMRILASLDYPTMGVAEICGINVVHHPEEVRRLIGWMPDHFGNYEHMTVMEYLDFYARAFGYSGKERKTRVQEVMEFTDLIPLAERFSNKLSKGMTQRLCLGRALLHDPQVLIMDEPAAGLDPKARVELKHLIRVLAQEGKTIFISSHILSELGEMCDSLLFVNGGRIVHHGDAETLKQGTDAHGGLLYDVQVIGDPQSVADWCVVNPNVEFLESRKAGGRIRIEADEPGRAADVLARMVKDGLKIVEFHKEQRNLEDAFIDMLGRIDRGEGALPEIGKPKAPSFTPTDLPN from the coding sequence ATGTCTGCCGCACCCGCAATCAAAGTCCATAACCTCTACCGTTACTTCGGCCAGCTCAAGGCGGTGAACGGGATCAGCTTCGAGATCCCGCACGGATCGGTGTGCGGGTTCGTGGGAGCGAACGGGGCGGGTAAGACGACGACGATGCGGATTCTCGCCTCGCTCGACTACCCGACGATGGGAGTGGCCGAGATCTGCGGGATCAACGTGGTGCACCACCCGGAGGAAGTGCGACGATTGATCGGTTGGATGCCGGACCACTTCGGCAACTACGAGCACATGACGGTGATGGAGTACCTGGACTTCTACGCCCGGGCATTCGGCTACTCCGGTAAGGAGCGGAAGACGCGGGTGCAGGAAGTGATGGAATTCACCGACCTGATCCCGCTGGCGGAGCGTTTCTCTAACAAGCTTTCGAAGGGGATGACCCAGCGGTTGTGTCTGGGACGCGCGCTGCTGCATGATCCACAGGTGCTGATCATGGATGAACCCGCCGCGGGTCTGGACCCGAAGGCACGGGTGGAGCTGAAGCACTTGATCCGGGTGCTGGCGCAGGAGGGGAAGACGATCTTCATCTCCTCCCATATCCTCTCGGAACTGGGTGAGATGTGCGACTCGCTGCTATTCGTTAACGGCGGCCGGATCGTACACCATGGCGATGCCGAAACACTCAAACAGGGCACTGATGCCCATGGCGGCCTCCTTTACGATGTGCAGGTGATTGGAGATCCCCAGTCAGTGGCCGACTGGTGCGTGGTGAACCCGAACGTGGAATTCCTGGAATCCCGCAAGGCCGGCGGGCGGATCCGGATCGAGGCGGACGAGCCGGGCCGGGCGGCGGATGTGCTGGCGCGAATGGTGAAGGACGGGCTCAAGATCGTGGAATTCCACAAGGAGCAGCGGAATCTGGAAGACGCCTTCATCGACATGCTGGGGCGGATCGACCGCGGCGAGGGAGCGCTCCCAGAGATCGGCAAGCCGAAAGCGCCGAGCTTCACCCCCACGGATCTTCCGAACTGA